A single Carassius carassius chromosome 3, fCarCar2.1, whole genome shotgun sequence DNA region contains:
- the LOC132115715 gene encoding uncharacterized protein LOC132115715 isoform X1: protein MSLCGVVLLCIVCIHQVRSSEEYITGYSGQSVVLKSGADRSWNLSRVQWSIYQNTTFIAGLKDGEVIIYKFWRHEGRLDFSNETGDLTIRNVTVDDSMTYNVALVKSDGSRSQSKVHLTVRESLKTPDIQTKLHSLIDNKCYIALECIASGQNVNLSWMPDDEFDGSYISGTPNSADSSLVLFASFSGNRNVTFNCSASSGQQTMTRQMTVGCSDEKQKCEVCTACSSCTSYVMWTIVLTAAAVLCVSYLCRKYEASPVLASVVFKRNKTRRKMKKGPLA, encoded by the exons ATGAGTCTGTGTGGAGTTGTGCTATTGTGTATCGTGTGTATCCATCAAG TGCGCAGCAGTGAGGAATACATCACTGGTTACAGTGGCCAATCAGTCGTCCtgaaatctggagcagacagatCATGGAACCTCAGCAGAGTTCAGTGGTCCATTTATCAGAACACCACATTCATTGCGGGTCTAAAGGATGGTGAAGTGATTATTTACAAGTTTTGGAGACATGAGGGTCGACTTGACTTCAGCAATGAAACGGGAGATTTAACAATCCGCAATGTGACAGTAGATGACAGCATGACATACAACGTGGCTTTGGTCAAATCAGATGGCTCGCGGAGCCAATCTAAAGTTCATCTCACAGTTCGAG AAAGTCTCAAGACACCAGACATCCAGACGAAGCTTCATTCCCTCATTGACAACAAGTGCTACATTGCCCTTGAGTGCATTGCATCTGGCCAAAATGTGAATCTGTCCTGGATGCCGGATGACGAGTTCGACGGATCGTATATTTCAGGAACCCCAAACTCTGCTGACTCTTCACTTGTTCTTTTTGCATCATTTAGTGGCAACAGAAACGTTACGTTTAACTGCAGTGCGTCCAGTGGTCAACAGACAATGACCAGGCAAATGACAGTGGGATGTTCAG atgaaaaGCAGAAGTGTGAAGTCTGCACCGCTTGCAGTTCATGTACTTCCTATGTGATGTGGACTATTGTGCTTACAGCTGCAGCAGTTTTGTGCGTGTCATATCTATGTAGAAAATATGAAG catcACCAGTCTTGGCTTCTGTGGTTTTCAAGAGAAACAAGACACGGCGTAAGATGAAGAAAGGTCCTCTTGCATAA
- the LOC132115715 gene encoding uncharacterized protein LOC132115715 isoform X2 — protein sequence MQARSPYHRISVMFAVRSSEEYITGYSGQSVVLKSGADRSWNLSRVQWSIYQNTTFIAGLKDGEVIIYKFWRHEGRLDFSNETGDLTIRNVTVDDSMTYNVALVKSDGSRSQSKVHLTVRESLKTPDIQTKLHSLIDNKCYIALECIASGQNVNLSWMPDDEFDGSYISGTPNSADSSLVLFASFSGNRNVTFNCSASSGQQTMTRQMTVGCSDEKQKCEVCTACSSCTSYVMWTIVLTAAAVLCVSYLCRKYEASPVLASVVFKRNKTRRKMKKGPLA from the exons ATGCAAGCTCGTTCACCGTATCACCGGATCTCTGTTATGTTCGCAGTGCGCAGCAGTGAGGAATACATCACTGGTTACAGTGGCCAATCAGTCGTCCtgaaatctggagcagacagatCATGGAACCTCAGCAGAGTTCAGTGGTCCATTTATCAGAACACCACATTCATTGCGGGTCTAAAGGATGGTGAAGTGATTATTTACAAGTTTTGGAGACATGAGGGTCGACTTGACTTCAGCAATGAAACGGGAGATTTAACAATCCGCAATGTGACAGTAGATGACAGCATGACATACAACGTGGCTTTGGTCAAATCAGATGGCTCGCGGAGCCAATCTAAAGTTCATCTCACAGTTCGAG AAAGTCTCAAGACACCAGACATCCAGACGAAGCTTCATTCCCTCATTGACAACAAGTGCTACATTGCCCTTGAGTGCATTGCATCTGGCCAAAATGTGAATCTGTCCTGGATGCCGGATGACGAGTTCGACGGATCGTATATTTCAGGAACCCCAAACTCTGCTGACTCTTCACTTGTTCTTTTTGCATCATTTAGTGGCAACAGAAACGTTACGTTTAACTGCAGTGCGTCCAGTGGTCAACAGACAATGACCAGGCAAATGACAGTGGGATGTTCAG atgaaaaGCAGAAGTGTGAAGTCTGCACCGCTTGCAGTTCATGTACTTCCTATGTGATGTGGACTATTGTGCTTACAGCTGCAGCAGTTTTGTGCGTGTCATATCTATGTAGAAAATATGAAG catcACCAGTCTTGGCTTCTGTGGTTTTCAAGAGAAACAAGACACGGCGTAAGATGAAGAAAGGTCCTCTTGCATAA
- the LOC132113549 gene encoding uncharacterized protein LOC132113549 isoform X1 — MNVLQESCCSILGVLLVFLLQGSCSDPDADVVHKAVGDSLELLVNYPKDGLEVQWKYNQIIFAEYRNRDFQKANSELFNERLKTYKDNISVTVTNLRLQDSGRFSIVAEGKSEQYKSKLIELHVHELIRDVQIKFSESWPQSKNICVFDLQCLSSGDPNPSYSWSAPQIQTQGPHLNISLRPAENTTLTCTANNSYSVTHTTQTLVCTQRSEEQSVFPVQDAGFPLKYLLIAVGVGVVVVVIFSATIAVCCRRRDNKEKGESEAGITVYEDVNIDGPAKKRSESVANGMSIYETVNDTKLSQNLPQTLYDKINYHRHPAVSTSTSAGTSCSFQDVLIGPP, encoded by the exons ATGAACGTCCTTCAAGAGTCCTGCTGCTCCATCTTAGGAGTCCTCCTGGTTTTCCTTCTCCAAG GCTCATGTTCTGATCCAGATGCAGATGTTGTGCATAAAGCTGTTGGAGACTCACTGGAATTACTTGTTAATTATCCAAAAGATGGTCTTGAAGTGCAGTGGAAATATAATCAGATTATTTTTGCTGAGTATCGAAATAGAGATTTCCAAAAAGCAAATTCTGAATTATTTAATGAAAGGTTAAAGACGTATAAGGACAATATTAGTGTAACAGTAACAAACCTTAGACTTCAGGATTCTGGAAGATTCTCTATTGTTGCAGAAGGAAAATCTGAACAATATAAATCAAAGTTAATTGAGCTTCATGTTCATG AGCTCATCAGAGATGTTCAGATTAAGTTCAGTGAGTCCTGGCCGCAATCAAAAAACATCTGCGTGTTTGATCTTCAGTGTCTGTCGTCCGGTGATCCCAACCCCTCCTACAGCTGGAGCGCTCCTCAGATCCAGACTCAAGGACCTCACCTGAACATCAGCCTCCGTCCCGCAGAAAACACCACCCTCACCTGCACCGCCAACAACTCCTACAGCGTCACCCACACGACTCAGACTCTAGTGTGCACACAGAGATCCGAAGAGCAAAGTGTGTTCCCAG TGCAAGATGCAGGTTTTCCTCTGAAATATTTGCTGATTGCGGTTGGCGTCGGTGTCGTCGTTGTGGTCATATTCAGTGCAACGATCGCCGTGTGCTGCAGGAGGAGGGACAATAAAG AAAAAGGAGAAAGTGAGGCTGGCATTACAGTCTATGAAGACGTGAACATTGATGGCCCTGCGAAG AAACGCTCTGAAAGTGTTGCAAACGGGATGTCCATTTATGAAACGGTAAACGACACAAAACTCTCACAGAACTTG CCTCAAACCCTGTATGACAAAATCAACTACCATCGCCACCCAGCGGTCAGCACCAGCACCAGCGCCGGCACTTCCTGCTCTTTCCAGGACGTCTT GATTGGTCCTCCATAA
- the LOC132113549 gene encoding uncharacterized protein LOC132113549 isoform X2, with the protein MNVLQESCCSILGVLLVFLLQGSCSDPDADVVHKAVGDSLELLVNYPKDGLEVQWKYNQIIFAEYRNRDFQKANSELFNERLKTYKDNISVTVTNLRLQDSGRFSIVAEGKSEQYKSKLIELHVHELIRDVQIKFSESWPQSKNICVFDLQCLSSGDPNPSYSWSAPQIQTQGPHLNISLRPAENTTLTCTANNSYSVTHTTQTLVCTQRSEEQSVFPVQDAGFPLKYLLIAVGVGVVVVVIFSATIAVCCRRRDNKEKGESEAGITVYEDVNIDGPAKKRSESVANGMSIYETVNDTKLSQNLPQTLYDKINYHRHPAVSTSTSAGTSCSFQDVL; encoded by the exons ATGAACGTCCTTCAAGAGTCCTGCTGCTCCATCTTAGGAGTCCTCCTGGTTTTCCTTCTCCAAG GCTCATGTTCTGATCCAGATGCAGATGTTGTGCATAAAGCTGTTGGAGACTCACTGGAATTACTTGTTAATTATCCAAAAGATGGTCTTGAAGTGCAGTGGAAATATAATCAGATTATTTTTGCTGAGTATCGAAATAGAGATTTCCAAAAAGCAAATTCTGAATTATTTAATGAAAGGTTAAAGACGTATAAGGACAATATTAGTGTAACAGTAACAAACCTTAGACTTCAGGATTCTGGAAGATTCTCTATTGTTGCAGAAGGAAAATCTGAACAATATAAATCAAAGTTAATTGAGCTTCATGTTCATG AGCTCATCAGAGATGTTCAGATTAAGTTCAGTGAGTCCTGGCCGCAATCAAAAAACATCTGCGTGTTTGATCTTCAGTGTCTGTCGTCCGGTGATCCCAACCCCTCCTACAGCTGGAGCGCTCCTCAGATCCAGACTCAAGGACCTCACCTGAACATCAGCCTCCGTCCCGCAGAAAACACCACCCTCACCTGCACCGCCAACAACTCCTACAGCGTCACCCACACGACTCAGACTCTAGTGTGCACACAGAGATCCGAAGAGCAAAGTGTGTTCCCAG TGCAAGATGCAGGTTTTCCTCTGAAATATTTGCTGATTGCGGTTGGCGTCGGTGTCGTCGTTGTGGTCATATTCAGTGCAACGATCGCCGTGTGCTGCAGGAGGAGGGACAATAAAG AAAAAGGAGAAAGTGAGGCTGGCATTACAGTCTATGAAGACGTGAACATTGATGGCCCTGCGAAG AAACGCTCTGAAAGTGTTGCAAACGGGATGTCCATTTATGAAACGGTAAACGACACAAAACTCTCACAGAACTTG CCTCAAACCCTGTATGACAAAATCAACTACCATCGCCACCCAGCGGTCAGCACCAGCACCAGCGCCGGCACTTCCTGCTCTTTCCAGGACGTCTTGTGA